One segment of candidate division KSB1 bacterium DNA contains the following:
- a CDS encoding FHA domain-containing protein has protein sequence MSFTPEVQPDGTLILSQPVRLPGVLDLLVVGGGPAGTAAAFRARELGLAVLVIDFDDLMKRIRDYAKDKLILPDYGGGDQMPFPRGGALINALHFTPIDKDEMCRRWKSYYRTFNVPAQIGVELTGLQRNSDGTWLARAYNHRTKAEQFYTARHVALTIGRGVPRRFDIPGNTEGIAYRLSDAAQYVGEPVCVIGGGTSAAEAVIAISNAKARANDATAVYWSCRSDKLPKVSRALAEVFFEAFMTNGNIRQFPGSEPVAVLTAEDRREYLSVRIDRRRVPGRPGETVHLEFVKEFCVACIGEDIPEAFLSSLGIDMVAGGPQGKKRFVVNPLLETRQPNVYLLGDILSPAYFETEDFNADPASFREIKRRGNIKAALRDGVLVAEAVAQKLAGQTSIRIDLDFEEAPRTAAPPPRRAGTVVVESEGPAQADLPQTNAATAHTACLVRLLAGNVEADEFPLREDRLTTIGRAGCDLSFPEDVLLSEKHASILYDRSEGCYLLRDDGSVNGVFVRLQPASAREVMPGSLVRVGRQFLLFGRENGAPLFVHFDAEGKPLGRHPLTERTQVLGREAPDVTLDPKDLTLSRRHLAVRLEGGVMKIKDLGSANGTFLKIKGAMPLRDGDQFRVGQQLFLLQLRTLAPRRTVLFNTRPGVASPPVEAATPAPAPARSATPVSQRAATPLPQGLLVRFKNANKTVPFRPGQSICEIAEKHGLALKADCRIGSCGMDPIRILAGRENLNEIGDEERGTLEDINKLQAGEYRLACMARPIGPVTVEILKK, from the coding sequence ATGAGCTTCACTCCCGAGGTGCAGCCTGATGGCACCCTTATTCTCTCCCAACCGGTGCGCCTGCCGGGGGTCTTGGATTTGCTGGTGGTGGGCGGCGGCCCGGCAGGCACGGCTGCTGCTTTCCGCGCGCGCGAGCTCGGGCTGGCCGTGCTGGTCATCGACTTCGATGACTTGATGAAGCGCATCCGTGATTATGCCAAAGACAAACTCATCCTGCCGGACTACGGTGGCGGCGATCAGATGCCGTTTCCCCGCGGCGGCGCGCTGATCAACGCCCTGCATTTCACGCCGATCGACAAGGATGAAATGTGCCGCCGCTGGAAGTCGTATTATCGCACGTTCAACGTGCCGGCTCAAATTGGCGTCGAGTTGACCGGCCTGCAGCGCAACAGCGACGGCACCTGGCTGGCGCGCGCTTACAACCATCGCACCAAGGCCGAGCAATTTTACACCGCACGGCATGTCGCGCTCACCATTGGTCGCGGCGTGCCGCGGCGCTTCGACATTCCCGGCAACACCGAAGGCATCGCCTATCGCCTGAGCGATGCCGCACAATACGTGGGCGAACCGGTTTGTGTCATTGGCGGCGGCACCTCGGCAGCGGAAGCCGTGATTGCCATCTCCAACGCCAAGGCGCGGGCCAATGATGCCACGGCAGTGTATTGGTCCTGCCGCAGTGACAAGCTGCCGAAAGTCTCCCGAGCCCTGGCCGAAGTGTTCTTTGAAGCCTTCATGACCAACGGCAACATTCGCCAGTTTCCCGGCAGTGAGCCGGTGGCGGTGTTGACGGCGGAAGACCGCAGGGAGTATCTCTCGGTGCGCATCGACCGCCGCCGTGTTCCCGGCCGACCGGGTGAAACCGTGCATCTCGAATTCGTCAAGGAATTTTGCGTGGCCTGCATCGGCGAGGATATTCCCGAGGCCTTTCTGAGTTCACTGGGGATCGACATGGTGGCCGGCGGGCCCCAGGGCAAAAAACGCTTCGTCGTCAATCCCCTGCTCGAAACCCGGCAGCCCAATGTCTACCTGCTGGGTGACATTTTGAGTCCGGCTTATTTCGAGACCGAGGATTTCAACGCGGATCCCGCCAGTTTTCGCGAGATCAAGCGTCGCGGCAACATCAAAGCGGCGTTGCGCGACGGCGTGTTGGTGGCGGAGGCCGTGGCGCAAAAACTGGCGGGACAAACCAGCATCCGCATCGATCTTGATTTCGAGGAGGCGCCCCGGACGGCAGCCCCGCCGCCGCGCCGCGCCGGCACGGTGGTGGTGGAAAGTGAAGGCCCGGCGCAAGCCGACCTGCCGCAGACAAACGCGGCAACGGCACACACCGCCTGCCTGGTGCGCCTTCTCGCCGGCAATGTGGAAGCCGACGAATTCCCGCTGCGCGAAGACCGCCTCACCACCATCGGCCGCGCCGGCTGTGATTTGAGTTTCCCGGAAGACGTGCTGCTTTCCGAGAAGCATGCTTCGATACTCTACGACCGCAGTGAGGGCTGCTATCTGCTGCGGGACGACGGCAGTGTCAACGGTGTTTTCGTGCGGCTGCAGCCAGCCAGCGCGCGGGAAGTCATGCCGGGCAGTTTGGTGCGCGTGGGCCGGCAGTTTCTGCTGTTTGGCAGGGAAAACGGTGCGCCCCTGTTCGTGCATTTCGATGCAGAAGGCAAACCTCTTGGCCGCCATCCGCTGACGGAACGCACCCAGGTTTTGGGTCGTGAAGCGCCGGATGTGACGCTCGATCCCAAAGACCTGACGCTCTCGCGCCGCCATCTGGCCGTTCGCCTGGAGGGGGGCGTGATGAAGATCAAAGACCTGGGCAGCGCGAATGGCACCTTCCTGAAAATCAAGGGCGCCATGCCGCTGCGCGACGGCGATCAATTCCGCGTGGGGCAGCAGCTTTTTCTGTTGCAGTTGCGCACCCTGGCGCCGCGCCGCACCGTGTTGTTCAACACCAGACCGGGCGTTGCTTCGCCGCCGGTGGAGGCCGCGACACCCGCGCCCGCCCCGGCACGCTCCGCCACGCCAGTTTCACAGCGTGCAGCGACGCCCCTGCCGCAAGGCTTGCTGGTGCGGTTCAAGAACGCCAACAAAACCGTCCCCTTCCGTCCGGGACAGTCGATTTGCGAGATTGCCGAAAAACACGGGCTGGCGCTCAAGGCGGATTGCCGCATCGGCAGTTGCGGCATGGACCCCATTCGCATTCTCGCCGGCCGTGAGAACCTGAATGAAATCGGCGACGAAGAGCGGGGCACGCTGGAAGACATCAACAAACTCCAGGCGGGTGAATATCGTCTGGCCTGCATGGCCAGGCCCATCGGCCCGGTGACGGTGGAGATTCTGAAAAAATGA
- a CDS encoding protein phosphatase 2C domain-containing protein has translation MEQGLSIAFGSASDRGLRREENQDSFGKFPRDDASLQTPAGQLFVVADGMGGHAGGREASHMAVRIIAETYFTDQDNDLAHRLQHALTVANQRIYQASNTRFEFFGMGTTCTALALQGNTGCIAHVGDSRAYRINPHNIEQLTRDHSKVAEMQRLGMLTAEEARHHPEKSHLYRALGIYTELEVDMIPDLQLVPGDHFLLCTDGLAKVAPGELQKIVLSHTPQRACEKLVALANARGGEDNTTVQVIRVLSANAARTGFFSRVLRKWRF, from the coding sequence ATGGAACAGGGGCTGAGCATCGCGTTTGGGAGCGCCTCTGATCGCGGTCTGAGACGCGAGGAGAATCAAGACAGCTTTGGCAAATTTCCCCGGGATGATGCCTCGTTGCAAACGCCCGCCGGCCAGCTTTTCGTGGTGGCCGATGGCATGGGCGGTCATGCCGGCGGCCGGGAGGCCAGCCACATGGCGGTGCGCATCATTGCGGAAACCTATTTCACCGACCAGGACAACGACCTTGCCCACCGCCTGCAGCACGCCCTGACTGTGGCCAATCAGCGCATCTACCAGGCCTCCAACACCCGCTTCGAGTTCTTCGGCATGGGCACGACCTGCACCGCGCTGGCGCTGCAAGGCAACACCGGCTGCATCGCGCACGTGGGTGACAGCCGGGCCTATCGCATCAACCCGCACAACATCGAACAGCTCACCCGCGATCATTCCAAAGTCGCCGAGATGCAGCGCCTCGGCATGCTCACCGCCGAGGAGGCACGCCACCATCCGGAGAAGTCACATCTCTATCGTGCACTCGGCATCTACACCGAGCTGGAAGTGGACATGATTCCCGACCTCCAACTCGTGCCCGGCGATCATTTTCTATTGTGCACTGACGGCCTGGCCAAAGTCGCCCCCGGGGAATTGCAGAAGATTGTACTCTCCCACACGCCGCAGCGGGCCTGTGAAAAACTCGTGGCGCTGGCCAACGCCCGCGGCGGCGAAGACAACACCACCGTGCAGGTCATTCGTGTGTTGTCGGCGAATGCGGCACGCACCGGATTCTTCTCCCGGGTTCTTCGCAAGTGGCGTTTCTGA
- a CDS encoding RluA family pseudouridine synthase, which produces MTGRDLHYFDEPRQQKWRIPVLFEDEALLVFNKPAGLPVIPERWHPEWPCLRSIAETRLARPLFVVHRIDSGTSGLVVLAKSEASHRALSLQFEQHHVEKTYLAIVRGEMVEEALTVQRPLAEHPNRPGVMIVARDGKPAITAIRVLERFRGATLLEVQPQTGRQHQIRVHLQALGHPLLVDPLYGEREAFFLSSIKAGYHRNAGETEPPLIKRLTLHASTLLLHHPLSREQVGFTAPAPRDFQAVLKSLRKYAARGRTR; this is translated from the coding sequence ATGACCGGCCGCGATCTACATTATTTCGATGAACCCCGGCAGCAGAAATGGCGCATCCCGGTTTTGTTCGAAGATGAAGCGCTGCTGGTGTTCAACAAACCCGCCGGTTTGCCGGTGATTCCCGAGCGCTGGCACCCGGAATGGCCCTGCCTGCGCAGTATTGCCGAAACGCGGCTGGCCAGGCCCCTGTTCGTGGTGCATCGCATCGACAGCGGCACCAGCGGGTTGGTTGTGCTCGCCAAAAGCGAAGCCAGCCATCGCGCCCTGAGTTTGCAGTTCGAGCAGCATCATGTCGAGAAAACCTATCTCGCCATTGTGCGCGGCGAAATGGTGGAGGAGGCACTCACTGTGCAACGGCCACTGGCGGAGCATCCCAACCGGCCGGGTGTAATGATCGTGGCCCGCGACGGCAAACCGGCGATTACTGCCATTCGCGTGCTGGAGCGCTTTCGCGGCGCCACGCTGCTGGAAGTGCAGCCGCAAACCGGTCGGCAGCATCAGATTCGTGTGCACTTGCAGGCGCTCGGGCATCCCCTGCTGGTCGATCCGCTCTACGGAGAGCGCGAGGCGTTTTTTCTCTCTTCGATCAAGGCCGGCTATCATCGCAACGCCGGCGAAACCGAGCCACCTTTGATCAAACGCCTGACCCTGCATGCCTCCACCCTGCTGCTGCACCATCCGCTCAGCCGCGAGCAGGTGGGGTTCACCGCGCCGGCACCCAGAGATTTTCAGGCGGTGCTGAAAAGCCTGCGCAAGTATGCTGCCAGAGGCCGGACGCGATAA
- a CDS encoding HAD-IA family hydrolase — MTPPATLQAVCFDVGQTILSPDYPFIREMLARFGVPTSIATLDKGAALGREKFFRGTHGEQWKDFFTFWLRYAGAPAGQIPTMLQLIYERHQREHLWNYLEPTAHDTFHALQAMGLRLGIISNADGKVARLLEQQGLAHFFGCVIDSHLVGVEKPDPKIFELALAQLQVPAASCLYVGDNYDRDVIGARRAGLRPVLLDPFAVVPENDVTRIKTLAEILEVLPRFAHLT, encoded by the coding sequence ATGACACCTCCTGCAACCTTGCAAGCCGTTTGCTTCGATGTCGGCCAAACCATCCTGTCTCCCGACTACCCTTTTATCCGGGAGATGCTGGCGCGCTTTGGCGTGCCGACCAGCATCGCCACGCTCGACAAGGGTGCCGCACTCGGCCGGGAGAAATTTTTCCGCGGCACGCACGGCGAACAATGGAAGGATTTCTTCACCTTCTGGTTGCGCTACGCCGGCGCGCCCGCCGGGCAGATTCCCACGATGCTGCAACTGATTTACGAACGCCACCAGCGGGAACATCTGTGGAATTATCTCGAGCCCACGGCGCACGACACCTTCCACGCGCTGCAGGCCATGGGCCTCCGCCTCGGCATCATCTCCAATGCCGACGGCAAGGTTGCCCGCCTGCTCGAACAACAGGGGCTGGCTCATTTCTTCGGCTGCGTGATCGACTCCCACCTCGTCGGCGTGGAAAAACCGGACCCCAAAATTTTCGAGCTGGCGCTGGCACAATTGCAGGTACCGGCAGCAAGCTGCCTCTACGTGGGCGACAACTACGACCGGGACGTCATTGGCGCGCGCCGCGCCGGCTTGCGGCCGGTGCTGCTCGACCCTTTCGCAGTCGTGCCGGAAAACGATGTCACCCGCATCAAAACACTGGCTGAGATTCTGGAGGTTTTGCCGCGCTTTGCCCACCTCACCTGA
- a CDS encoding GDSL-type esterase/lipase family protein, producing MPPLSAEQKKRVRALAPSHSDAQIARKLGLEPAAVKAFREQEAAARRQWRERAFKILLPVMPVVFLVLCEVALRLADYGGTLALFVPAETAPGFLKINENVGRRYFPALAVAPEVSRDLVRANKPAGGYRIFVLGESTTAGYPYLYNGSMSKMLHQRLRDYFPDREIEVVNLAMPAINSFALRDLAPEMLAQQPDALIIYCGHNEFYGALGVASTESLGRWRSLINLYLGLQHFKIMRFLRAQIAAVQKWFAPAHPADDHPHATLMEKMAGDEAIPYQSEKYRRARAFFTANLKDLINAAQRRGVTVLLANLVSNERDLPPFVDIYHPATPRATFRAALERSRQLATQGKLHAALALCDSLQRVDAAPASLHFQRASVLEALGRFAEAAAAYQTSRDHDGLRFRASTDFNQALADIAHATGAVLVDVHAAFVQASPHGLIGNNLLLEHVHPNLRGYFLMAAELCRVMQQQGLIAAVWDHTRARPDSVYWQERGVTALDEEVAAIRMAVLLNNWPFVPRERSRPLQYQPKNYLQSLAHALWRRELTWEKGHVLLAEDYEKNGRLDLAVKEYEALILQTPYNSSPYLRAGLLYARLQDFDRAYDRMMRALALSPSREAYQVIGAIWLSRRQPAHSLPYLQKALQLAPNDGQTLYNLASAHLLLGQIEPARAYLAQLEKVMPDNPAVAELRRHLR from the coding sequence ATGCCACCGCTCTCGGCTGAACAAAAAAAGCGGGTGCGCGCCCTGGCGCCCTCCCATTCCGACGCCCAAATCGCCAGAAAACTCGGTCTCGAACCCGCCGCGGTCAAAGCCTTCCGTGAGCAGGAAGCGGCCGCGCGGCGGCAGTGGCGGGAGCGTGCTTTCAAAATTCTTCTGCCCGTCATGCCGGTGGTGTTTCTGGTGCTGTGCGAAGTGGCGCTGCGCCTTGCCGATTATGGCGGCACACTCGCGCTGTTTGTGCCCGCGGAGACAGCGCCAGGCTTTTTGAAGATCAACGAAAATGTGGGGCGGCGTTATTTTCCCGCGCTGGCAGTGGCACCGGAAGTTTCCCGGGATCTCGTGCGTGCAAACAAACCGGCCGGCGGCTACCGCATTTTTGTGCTGGGGGAATCCACCACCGCGGGCTATCCCTACCTGTACAACGGCAGCATGTCCAAAATGCTGCACCAGCGTCTGCGCGATTACTTTCCCGACCGCGAAATCGAAGTGGTGAACCTTGCCATGCCCGCAATCAACAGTTTTGCCCTGCGGGATTTGGCGCCGGAGATGCTGGCACAGCAGCCCGATGCCCTGATCATCTACTGCGGCCACAACGAATTCTATGGCGCGCTCGGCGTGGCTTCCACCGAGTCCCTGGGCCGCTGGCGCAGCTTGATCAATTTGTATCTCGGGCTGCAGCACTTCAAGATCATGCGTTTTCTGCGTGCGCAAATTGCGGCAGTGCAAAAATGGTTCGCGCCGGCGCATCCTGCGGACGACCATCCCCATGCCACCCTGATGGAAAAAATGGCGGGCGATGAGGCCATCCCATACCAAAGTGAAAAATACCGCCGCGCACGGGCTTTTTTCACCGCCAATTTGAAAGACCTGATCAACGCCGCGCAACGGCGGGGCGTAACGGTGCTGCTGGCGAATCTGGTGAGCAATGAACGCGACCTGCCGCCCTTCGTCGACATTTACCATCCCGCCACGCCGCGGGCCACTTTTCGCGCAGCGCTGGAGCGCAGCCGGCAGCTCGCCACGCAGGGCAAGTTGCACGCGGCGCTGGCGCTGTGCGATTCTTTGCAGCGAGTGGATGCCGCGCCCGCCAGTTTGCATTTCCAGCGCGCGAGCGTGTTGGAGGCCCTGGGCCGTTTTGCCGAAGCGGCGGCCGCCTATCAAACCAGCCGCGACCACGACGGCCTGCGCTTCCGCGCCAGCACGGATTTCAATCAGGCGCTTGCGGACATCGCGCACGCCACCGGCGCCGTGCTGGTGGATGTGCACGCTGCTTTCGTGCAAGCCTCGCCGCACGGACTGATCGGCAACAATCTGTTGCTCGAACACGTGCATCCCAATTTGCGCGGCTATTTTCTCATGGCGGCGGAGCTGTGCCGCGTCATGCAACAGCAGGGATTGATTGCAGCCGTTTGGGATCACACCCGGGCACGGCCGGATTCGGTTTACTGGCAGGAGCGCGGGGTCACCGCGCTGGATGAGGAAGTGGCCGCCATTCGCATGGCGGTTTTGCTGAACAACTGGCCGTTCGTGCCGCGCGAACGCAGCCGGCCGCTGCAGTATCAGCCGAAGAATTATCTGCAGTCACTCGCCCATGCGCTGTGGCGGCGTGAGCTGACCTGGGAAAAAGGACACGTCCTGCTGGCGGAAGATTACGAAAAAAATGGCCGTCTCGATCTCGCCGTGAAAGAATATGAAGCGCTCATTCTGCAGACCCCGTACAATTCCTCGCCCTACCTGCGCGCCGGGCTGCTGTATGCCAGACTGCAGGATTTTGATCGCGCCTATGATCGCATGATGCGCGCGTTGGCGCTGTCACCCTCGCGCGAGGCATACCAGGTCATCGGGGCGATTTGGCTCAGCCGCCGGCAGCCGGCCCACAGCCTGCCGTATTTGCAAAAAGCGCTGCAACTCGCGCCCAATGACGGCCAGACGCTTTACAATTTGGCAAGCGCCCACTTGCTGTTGGGGCAAATCGAACCGGCACGTGCTTATCTTGCCCAACTGGAAAAAGTCATGCCCGACAACCCGGCAGTCGCGGAATTGCGGCGTCATCTGCGCTGA
- a CDS encoding LacI family transcriptional regulator, translated as MPVTIYEVAERAGVGIGTVSRVLNNSPQISPETRAKVLKAIKEMNYQPHAMARNLARRRTHTIGAIVPFFTGYFYVELLRSIQTAISRHKYDLVLYGVDDLQKKEHFFKHVLQQRRVDGVLLVSMRLSDLYSRQYLQRKLPLVLVDAYHPAHVSITVNNEEGACLAVRHLLHLGHRHIAMINGHSDSRPAQERRAGYLRALQEAGLTPRPEWILSSDALAEEGAALNDGFNKSAGELCMRRLLAAGLPRPAAVFVASDIQAVGAIRAIQQHGLRVPQDIAVVGFDDVELAELIGLTTMKQPISEMGELAVERLMVQINGEPVSTQRQHRFDTRLVVRDTCGAKLKSLRDRDATALG; from the coding sequence ATGCCTGTCACCATCTACGAGGTTGCCGAACGCGCCGGCGTGGGCATTGGAACCGTCTCGCGTGTGCTCAACAACAGCCCGCAGATTTCTCCGGAAACGCGCGCCAAAGTGCTGAAGGCCATCAAAGAGATGAACTATCAGCCGCACGCCATGGCGCGCAATCTCGCGCGGCGGCGCACCCACACCATCGGTGCCATCGTTCCCTTTTTCACTGGCTATTTTTATGTGGAATTGCTGCGCAGCATCCAGACGGCCATTTCCCGCCACAAATACGATCTCGTGCTCTACGGGGTCGATGATCTCCAGAAAAAGGAGCACTTCTTCAAGCATGTACTGCAGCAGCGCCGGGTTGACGGCGTGCTGCTGGTTTCCATGCGGCTCTCCGACCTCTATTCCAGACAATATCTGCAGCGCAAGCTGCCGCTGGTGCTGGTGGATGCCTACCATCCCGCGCATGTTTCGATTACGGTGAACAACGAGGAGGGAGCCTGCCTGGCGGTGCGCCATCTGCTTCATCTCGGTCATCGTCACATCGCGATGATCAACGGCCATTCCGACAGTCGGCCGGCACAGGAACGCCGGGCCGGTTACCTGCGCGCCCTGCAGGAGGCTGGCCTCACACCGCGGCCGGAGTGGATCCTCTCCAGCGATGCGCTGGCGGAGGAGGGAGCGGCGCTGAACGATGGTTTCAACAAAAGCGCTGGTGAGCTGTGCATGCGCCGCTTGCTGGCAGCCGGTCTGCCGCGGCCGGCGGCGGTGTTCGTGGCGAGCGACATTCAGGCGGTGGGTGCCATCCGTGCGATTCAGCAGCACGGCCTGCGCGTGCCGCAGGACATCGCCGTGGTGGGGTTCGATGATGTGGAGCTGGCGGAGTTGATCGGTCTCACCACGATGAAACAGCCCATCTCCGAGATGGGGGAACTGGCAGTGGAGAGGCTGATGGTGCAGATCAACGGCGAGCCGGTTTCCACACAGCGGCAGCATCGCTTTGACACCCGTCTGGTGGTGCGCGATACCTGTGGTGCCAAGCTCAAAAGCCTGCGAGACCGCGATGCCACCGCTCTCGGCTGA
- a CDS encoding tetratricopeptide repeat protein has protein sequence MAFTAILLLLPLLVLVMVEAGLRLWDDGSDFALARRVVDASGEWWEINQNVARRYFGMAPEFARQTEEGRVRFRKTPQIFRVICLGESSMAGFPYNKNATLPGILRTYLQMLLPQHEVEVLNLGIAATNSFTVRDLMPEVVALLPDVILIYVGHNEFYGALGAGSRFHLGSNRRVIHLYLRLLRLHTFRLLQRGVRKVARTLRGGGSAADFTAPVMQQMAREQTIPPGSRLRRLAENALEQNLLEALAIAQAARIPVVISELVSNLREQPPFVSVANAALTPAERQRWQSAVNAGWQHLQAGRPDSALAGFALAAALDSTHAELRFRWAQACLAAGEQKQAARLFAAARDEDALPFRAPGSFNTVLRRVSVQRNVPLVEMESLFRARSHAGIIGDEYICEHLHPTVAGYALMAKAFLARLQTAGLLPAGIDADAVARLPEEARQLNITALDEEIGRLRILQLTAAWPFRRQIELHVTLTPEVAPLATQTALRYINREITWPQAHLTFADQLMQRKRFDLALGEYRALLAQYPGEAGLWEKQGDALFSLQQYDEARRAYAQAAKLQPGSAFAHAGVGKACLFLSRYAEAEAAFARALQCEAAQPQFDPAYRSFVLYLWGGALTNLQRYAEAEQKLEAALAVDPLNKLAGDFLATLRRRLPQ, from the coding sequence ATGGCCTTCACCGCCATTTTACTGCTCCTGCCGCTGCTCGTTTTGGTGATGGTGGAGGCGGGCTTGCGGCTGTGGGACGACGGCAGCGATTTTGCGCTGGCCCGCAGGGTGGTGGATGCCTCGGGCGAATGGTGGGAGATCAATCAAAACGTGGCGCGCCGCTATTTCGGCATGGCGCCGGAATTTGCCCGCCAAACCGAGGAAGGTCGGGTGCGTTTTCGCAAGACGCCGCAGATTTTTCGGGTGATTTGTCTGGGCGAATCGAGCATGGCGGGCTTTCCCTACAACAAGAACGCCACCCTGCCCGGCATTTTGCGCACGTATCTGCAGATGCTGCTGCCGCAACACGAGGTGGAAGTGCTCAACCTGGGAATCGCCGCGACCAACAGTTTCACCGTGCGTGATTTGATGCCGGAGGTTGTGGCGCTCCTGCCGGATGTGATTTTGATCTACGTGGGCCACAATGAGTTTTACGGCGCGCTGGGGGCGGGCTCGCGGTTTCATTTGGGCAGCAACCGCCGCGTGATCCATCTTTATTTGCGGCTGCTGCGGTTGCACACGTTTCGGCTGCTGCAGCGTGGTGTGCGCAAAGTCGCGCGCACATTGCGCGGTGGCGGCAGCGCGGCGGATTTCACCGCACCGGTGATGCAGCAGATGGCGCGCGAACAAACCATTCCACCGGGCAGCAGGCTGCGCCGGCTTGCGGAAAATGCCCTGGAACAGAATCTGCTCGAGGCGCTGGCCATCGCGCAGGCCGCACGCATCCCGGTGGTGATCAGTGAGCTGGTTTCCAATCTGCGCGAGCAGCCGCCGTTTGTGTCGGTGGCAAATGCCGCGCTGACGCCGGCCGAGAGGCAGCGCTGGCAGTCGGCAGTCAACGCGGGCTGGCAACACTTGCAGGCGGGCCGGCCGGATTCCGCGCTTGCCGGCTTTGCGCTCGCGGCCGCCCTTGATTCCACCCACGCGGAGTTGCGTTTTCGCTGGGCGCAGGCATGCCTGGCGGCCGGGGAGCAAAAGCAGGCGGCCCGGCTTTTTGCCGCGGCACGCGATGAGGATGCCCTGCCGTTTCGCGCCCCCGGCAGTTTCAACACCGTCCTCCGCCGGGTGAGTGTACAGCGCAACGTGCCGCTGGTGGAAATGGAAAGCCTCTTTCGGGCGCGCAGCCACGCGGGCATCATCGGGGATGAGTACATTTGTGAGCATCTTCATCCCACGGTTGCCGGTTATGCCCTGATGGCAAAGGCCTTTCTTGCGCGTTTGCAAACCGCGGGTTTGCTGCCCGCGGGCATCGACGCGGATGCCGTTGCCCGTCTCCCGGAGGAGGCACGCCAGCTCAACATCACTGCACTCGATGAGGAAATCGGACGGCTGCGGATCTTGCAGCTCACTGCGGCGTGGCCCTTCCGCAGGCAAATTGAGCTGCACGTGACGCTCACCCCCGAAGTGGCGCCGCTGGCCACGCAAACGGCGCTGCGCTACATCAACCGGGAAATCACCTGGCCGCAGGCGCACCTGACTTTTGCGGATCAGCTCATGCAGCGCAAACGTTTCGATCTGGCACTGGGGGAATATCGGGCGTTGCTGGCGCAATATCCCGGCGAGGCGGGGCTGTGGGAAAAGCAGGGCGATGCACTTTTTTCGCTGCAGCAGTATGACGAAGCACGGCGGGCATATGCGCAGGCGGCGAAGTTGCAGCCGGGTTCTGCTTTTGCCCATGCCGGGGTGGGCAAAGCCTGCCTGTTTCTTTCGCGCTATGCGGAAGCCGAAGCCGCGTTTGCGCGCGCCCTGCAATGCGAGGCGGCACAGCCGCAATTCGACCCGGCTTACCGGTCTTTCGTGCTCTATCTCTGGGGCGGCGCGCTGACCAATCTGCAGCGTTATGCCGAGGCGGAGCAAAAGCTGGAGGCGGCGCTGGCAGTCGATCCCCTTAACAAACTGGCCGGCGATTTTCTCGCCACTTTGCGACGCCGTCTGCCGCAGTAG